A stretch of Spirosoma oryzicola DNA encodes these proteins:
- a CDS encoding porin family protein: MMKQLLSTITLLACFSLAGYAQNNADSTERSKPLIDERTRQEARQKANQVEEKLSEEIEKSRNYMQDNQLSWFQPGNLFLGGGVGFGATSGKVYTDINARLGYFFQPGFAAGLRFDYDRLVGNKYHARQAGIFARYYPFRTRVSSFVGASLNGGREFSENIASDTKATYTSVGLELGVMFWILHRLGAEVSYEGNFYNKFDPTLGRGKGGRLKFGVNYYFGQVGNRGLRLAR; encoded by the coding sequence ATGATGAAACAGCTGCTATCAACGATTACGCTTCTTGCCTGTTTTTCGCTGGCAGGATATGCCCAGAACAACGCCGACTCAACGGAACGCTCAAAACCGCTGATCGACGAACGTACCCGTCAGGAAGCTCGCCAAAAAGCGAACCAGGTAGAAGAAAAGCTAAGCGAGGAAATCGAAAAATCGCGCAACTACATGCAGGACAACCAGCTTAGCTGGTTCCAGCCAGGCAATCTTTTCCTGGGGGGTGGCGTTGGATTTGGGGCTACCAGCGGAAAAGTATACACTGACATCAACGCTCGATTGGGCTACTTTTTCCAGCCTGGCTTCGCGGCTGGGCTGCGATTCGACTATGATCGGCTCGTTGGTAACAAATACCACGCGCGTCAAGCTGGTATTTTCGCCCGGTATTACCCATTTCGTACGCGGGTCAGCAGCTTTGTTGGCGCGAGTTTAAATGGTGGCCGCGAATTCTCCGAAAATATCGCATCGGACACCAAGGCAACCTACACCAGTGTTGGCCTAGAGCTAGGCGTTATGTTCTGGATTCTGCACCGGTTGGGAGCTGAGGTAAGCTACGAAGGTAACTTTTACAACAAATTTGACCCAACATTGGGGCGTGGTAAAGGGGGTCGGCTTAAGTTCGGCGTCAATTATTACTTTGGCCAGGTGGGTAACCGGGGCCTACGCCTTGCCCGGTAA
- a CDS encoding aminotransferase class V-fold PLP-dependent enzyme: MKQTYFTPGPAELYPTIYQHLQTAMDEQLGSISHRSQKFRDIYKFTDEQLRTLLNVPETHGIFFTGSASEVWERILFNCVEHESFHLVNGSFSKKFYDYANALHKYAHVFEKPFGEGFDANEIEVPEYAELICLTHNETSSGVQTRTQDIHKIKRKYAKKLVVVDMVSSAPYPDLDYGLVDSAFFSVQKAFGMPAGLGVWIASQTCLEKAERLQKYDSMTVGAHHTLPTLWSHYKTFETPATPNVLFIYLLGKIAEDLNKIGIDTIRKQTEEKARMLYKFLDDSADYTPFVQQERHRSQTVIVANTQKPSADVISNAKQAGMVVGTGYGKFKDSQIRIANFPATSFDQVEALIKQLSK, from the coding sequence ATGAAACAAACGTACTTTACGCCCGGTCCGGCTGAGCTGTATCCAACCATCTATCAGCACCTTCAAACGGCGATGGACGAGCAGCTTGGGTCGATTTCGCACCGAAGCCAGAAATTCCGGGATATCTACAAATTCACCGACGAGCAACTACGCACGTTGTTGAACGTTCCCGAAACGCACGGCATTTTTTTTACCGGCTCGGCCTCGGAAGTGTGGGAGCGCATCTTGTTCAACTGCGTTGAGCACGAGAGCTTTCACCTCGTCAACGGGTCCTTTTCGAAAAAGTTTTACGACTACGCCAACGCGCTGCACAAGTACGCTCATGTCTTCGAAAAGCCGTTCGGCGAAGGTTTCGATGCCAACGAAATTGAGGTGCCGGAATACGCCGAGCTGATTTGCCTGACCCACAACGAAACCTCGTCGGGTGTGCAGACCCGTACGCAGGACATTCACAAAATCAAGCGCAAATACGCCAAGAAGCTGGTCGTTGTCGATATGGTTTCGTCGGCCCCCTACCCTGATCTGGATTATGGTTTGGTCGATTCTGCGTTTTTCTCGGTTCAGAAAGCGTTTGGTATGCCAGCCGGTTTGGGCGTATGGATTGCCAGTCAAACCTGCCTTGAAAAGGCGGAGCGGTTACAGAAGTACGACAGCATGACCGTCGGGGCGCATCATACCCTGCCTACGCTCTGGAGTCATTACAAAACATTTGAAACGCCCGCTACACCAAACGTGCTGTTCATCTACCTGCTGGGAAAAATAGCCGAGGATCTCAACAAGATCGGTATTGACACCATTCGCAAACAAACCGAAGAAAAAGCCCGGATGCTGTACAAGTTCCTGGATGATTCGGCAGACTACACTCCCTTTGTGCAGCAGGAACGGCATCGGTCACAGACGGTTATTGTAGCGAATACCCAAAAACCCTCTGCCGATGTCATTTCAAACGCAAAACAGGCGGGTATGGTGGTTGGAACGGGTTACGGCAAGTTCAAGGACTCACAAATCCGAATTGCCAACTTCCCGGCAACATCGTTTGATCAGGTAGAAGCCTTAATCAAGCAGTTATCAAAATAA